In the Neisseria sp. KEM232 genome, TGGGCGTGGACATCGCCGCCGAACAGGTCGAAACCATTTTGCGCACGCTCGGTTTGCAGCCTGAAAAAACCGCCGACGGCTTTCAGACGACCTCGCCGAGCTTCCGTTTCGACATCGAAATCGAAGCCGATTTAATCGAAGAAATCGGCCGCGTGTACGGCTACGAAAACATCCCCGACGATGCCACTTCAGGCAGCCTGAAAATGCTGCCGCTGCCCGAAACCCGCCGCCCGCGCTTTGCCGTGTACAACGAAATGGCCGCGCGCGGCTACCGCGAAGTGGTCAGCTACGCCTTTGTCGATGAAGCGTGGGAAACCGATTTTGCCGCCAACGCCAACCCCATCCGCTTGCAAAACCCGCTGGCGGCGCAATACGCCGTAATGCGCTCGACGCTGGTGGGCGGCCTGGTCGAAATCCTGCAAAACAATTTAAACCGCAAGCAAAACCGCGTGCGCATTTTTGAAATCGCCCGCGTGTTTGCCAAAGGTTCAGACGGCCTGTTTGCGCAAAACGAGCGCATCGGCGGCCTGTGCTACGGCGCGGCCATGCCCGAGCAATGGGGCGAAAAAACGCGCAACGCCGATTTTTACGACATCAAGGCCGATGTAGAAAACCTGTTGAAAAACAGCAAAATCGAGTTTGTCAAAACCGCCCATCCCGCGCTGCACCCCGGCCGCGCCGCCGAAATCGTTTCAGACGGCCGCGTGATTGGTTTTGTCGGCGAGCTGCACCCCAAATGGCTGCAAAAATACGACCTGCCGCAAGCGCCGCTGGTGTTTGAAGTCGATATGGACGCGGTTTTGCAGCGCGAGAAAACCCGCTATCAGCCCGTGTCCAAATTCCAGGCCGTGCGCCGCGATTTGGCCTTTGTACTGCCCGAAAACGTGTCCTACGCCGAACTCGAAAGCAGCCTGAAAACCGTTTCCAGCCCGCTGGTGCAGGAAATCGCGCTGTTTGACGTCTATCGCGGCACCGGCCTGCCCGAAGGCATGAAGAGCATGGCGGTGAAAGTACTCTTGCAGGACATGGAAAACACACTCACCGACGAAGCCGTCGAACCGGTAATGGCCAAGCTGGTGGACGCGGCGGCGGCTGTGGGGGCACAATTGCGTGCTTAATCTATTGAATATGTTTTGAAATCTGAGCGGAAATTGGTAAAATCCGCGTCCGTTACAATAAAAAGGTAAGCAAATGACACTGACTAAAGCCGAATTGGCCGATATTTTGGTCGATAAAGTAAGCAACGTAAGCAAAAACGACGCAAAAGAAATCGTCGAACTTTTTTTTGAAGAGATCCGCAGCACTTTGGAACGCGGCGAGGAAATCAAGATTTCGGGTTTTGGCAACTTCCAGCTGCGCGACAAACCCCAGCGTCCCGGCCGCAATCCGAAAACCGGCGAGGAAGTACCCATCAGCGCCCGCCGCGTTGTGACTTTTCATGCCAGCCAAAAATTGAAAGGCATGGTGGAGCATTATTATGACAAGCAGCGCCAA is a window encoding:
- a CDS encoding integration host factor subunit alpha, translating into MTLTKAELADILVDKVSNVSKNDAKEIVELFFEEIRSTLERGEEIKISGFGNFQLRDKPQRPGRNPKTGEEVPISARRVVTFHASQKLKGMVEHYYDKQRQR